Proteins co-encoded in one Arachis hypogaea cultivar Tifrunner chromosome 13, arahy.Tifrunner.gnm2.J5K5, whole genome shotgun sequence genomic window:
- the LOC112791936 gene encoding zinc-finger homeodomain protein 9, with product MDLTSNNTHTLDSDTKTPPPTQPTNTNTLKSLSLTNGTHNNNHHRHQSTTRLPPPSMAVISYKECLKNHAASIGGHALDGCGEFMPSSSTNPTDPRSLKCAACGCHRNFHRRDPPEPSSTTTPTFLNCFYSPSTGTTTAPPPAPPQPLPHRGMSQSTSPSQSSSPSQSPSPMSSPSSPPPLSHVPPPPPPSAPGSYHSSAPHMLLALGTAYSAVPSDHEHQQLHRNSFNNSNNFSPVVLNANSGGSNSNSSKNKRYRTKFSQEQKEKMYRFSEKLGWRMNNKGDDSLVQEFCNDIGVPRGVFKVWMHNNKNTFNKKRSSSSEPPLPPPAAAGNNHINDHDQKINATAAADGSNNNNKNGDINNVVSHVPINALSS from the coding sequence ATGGACTTGACCTCAAACAATACCCACACCTTAGATTCAGATACTAAAACCCCACCACCAACCCAacccaccaacaccaacaccctAAAGTCACTATCTTTAACCAACGGCACacacaacaacaaccaccaccgCCACCAGTCCACCACCAGGCTTCCTCCGCCGTCCATGGCGGTTATTTCCTACAAAGAATGTCTCAAGAACCACGCCGCCAGCATAGGTGGCCATGCACTTGACGGTTGCGGCGAGTTCATGCCTTCCTCCTCCACCAACCCCACCGACCCTCGCTCCCTCAAGTGCGCCGCCTGCGGCTGCCATCGCAACTTCCACCGCCGTGACCCTCCAGAGCCTTCCAGCACCACCACCCCCACCTTTTTAAACTGCTTCTACTCCCCGTCCACCGGCACCACCACTGCACCACCACCGGCGCCGCCGCAACCTCTCCCTCATCGCGGCATGAGCCAAAGTACAAGCCCAAGCCAAAGCTCAAGCCCAAGCCAGAGCCCTAGCCCGATGTCAAGCCCTTCTTCACCGCCACCACTGTCTCAcgtgccaccaccaccaccaccatcagcaCCAGGTTCTTACCACTCCTCCGCACCGCACATGCTCTTAGCCTTAGGCACCGCGTATTCTGCAGTTCCTTCAGATCACGAGCACCAACAGCTTCACCGAAACTCcttcaacaacagcaacaacttcTCCCCTGTGGTTCTGAACGCCAACAGTGGCGGCAGTAATAGTAATAGCAGTAAGAACAAGAGGTACAGAACCAAGTTCAGCCAAGAACAGAAGGAGAAGATGTACAGATTCTCTGAGAAATTGGGTTGGAGAATGAACAACAAAGGTGATGATTCTCTTGTTCAGGAGTTTTGTAATGACATTGGTGTCCCTAGAGGTGTCTTCAAGGTTTGGATgcacaataacaagaacactttcaaCAAGAAGAGATCCTCTTCTTCCgaacctcctcttcctcctcctgctGCTGCTGGAAACAACCACATCAATGATCATGATCAGAAAATCAATGCTACTGCTGCTGCTGatggtagtaataataataataagaatggaGATATCAATAATGTTGTTTCTCATGTTCCTATCAATGCCTTGTCATCTTAA